One Vanessa tameamea isolate UH-Manoa-2023 chromosome 30, ilVanTame1 primary haplotype, whole genome shotgun sequence genomic window, GCGTCACATCCGTCGTTGTTGCCATGTctgaaaaagtttatttcatttataaaaaaacgacaAGAAATTCAAGCTCGTCGCGTTAAAAGCCTAAATTTAAAGCGTGTGAAAAAATGTCATAGCTAATAGAACCGACGGCCGTTGGGGCTTATGTGAGAGTTTTGggggaggcctttgcccagcagtggacgtccttccggctgatgatgatggtggtgatgatgatgatgttgatggtGGTGGTGATgattataatgatgatgatgatgatggtggtggTGTTCTTGTTGGtagtggtgatgatgatgatggtggtgTTCTTGTTGGTAgtggtgatgatgatggtggtggTGTTCTTGTTGGTAgtggtgatgatgatggtggtggTGTTCTTGTTGGTAgtggtgatgatgatggtggtggTGTTCTTGTTGGtagtggtgatgatgatgatggtggtgTTCTTGTTGGTAgtggtgatgatgatggtggtggTGTTCTTGTTGGtagtggtgatgatgatgatggtggtggTGTTGTTGGTATTGTTGgtggtgatgatgacgataattATGGTGTTGGTGATGATTATGATGTCGGTGATGAAGTTGTTGTTTTTATTGGTCGTGGTGGTGGTGATGATGAATATGATAATGATTATGATGTTGATGACGATACTGTGAACTGCAGctacgtatattattatatattaagagccTTGATGTCTCAGTGGCTAACAATGATTGAGGGTTTATAAACTTATAATCTCGTACTTgtcggttaaggaaaacatcgtaaggaaacctgcatggagCGGGGGATTCACTTCGGGCAAACTTGtgaaggtaccacccaatcataagatattctactaTATATTGACTTCTGATTTAGAAGATGAGCGAGCCACTATAACAGGTACGAGAGACATATCATCCTAGTTCCAAAAGGTTGGTTTTTATTATCAGAAGTAATTAATAAACCATACAGTACCAACGTCTATGGCAGTTACTTACCATACAGTAACCCatttgccataaaaaatatatattacctcGTGCGTCACACCAACTCGCTGCGTTCCATTTTGCTGAACGTATTTGAACTGTAAACTAaagatttctaattttattgtatctattGTTGACTCACCAACGCTGGCCTTCTTCAGGTTATCTtcttttatctaaaataatagaCAGAAATGTCACATGAGTATATTTGAATTGTTAAACAAGAAGAATtaattaatcccggctgctgaatttcaccttcggacatctcgtcaaaattccaaatatcacccgcaccacctagatgtccgaaaatccacaacagcgcgatttttaagacattttctgcctcgcacaaccactctgtgggaccagctttcgccggcggtttttccgaaccgatacgacttgggaaccttcaagaaaagagcgtactctttcctgaaaggccggcaacgcacctgcaaggcccccggtgttgcagatgtccatgggcggtggtagtcactttccatcaggtgagcctcctgctcgtttgccacctattttataaaaaaaaaaaagaaacgatgGTGTATCTACAAGTGATCACGACCAGGGATGTTATCCGAATAAAATTCTATCCGTAATCATAACCTGAGAAAAGTTTtggttattattacaattttatgtatattaatatgataatgtaaggaaagaatatttattaataaagtcttttattgattattaaatatattttattatatattatttattttgtatatgtacataaacaaaattataatatacatattcaacaattataactaaaaatgtataagaGAAATGGAAGCCAAACCGaatggcgccgtaacgcgttacgtaacgaagcagtTCACCCTTCCatgagaagttatcacttcaaaatgttttgtatatatttttttgcatagtATTAAATTACACTTAAATAACTCCTGTGATTATaactaatagtaaataaaagcctaaaaataaagtcaaattaatcacttgtactttttacttttacaatttttaaataatctattatccGTATTCGAAACTatccgaaacaatcggataatccgaaataatttcggTAAAATATTGTTGACATATTCAGATCCGAAATGACATgtccataacatccctgatcACGACCATTGGCAGTTATTATATGAGTTTACGATATCCTCGAATCTTACATCGCATAAAGCAAATATATTACtgtggagggggggggggggcgggGTTTATTGTAAAGTATTCCAAGATAAATTCCGCAGACTCCTTCCGTAAACTTTACTTTgcctaataataaattttgtatcgtatatttacatgaaaataactattaaataagtaaattataaataaattagttttggtTGATTGCTAATATAATTATGGACCAATTTCAACTTTGGATACTCTTTAATTCAATGGTACTCATATGGTAATTACATGTTTGATAAAAACTAGAAATTACTGGGCTTCTTACTGAATCCACTTGATAGATTCTGCAATCCGAGCCGGTgctagttttacatttaacgtAATATTGAAACATGACcacttttaataaagtatatttgaatgttGATAGTAAAAATACTCACTTTAACGCGAGATTCCTTCAGAACCCTCGTTTCACCACTTGGTTGTTTGCtaaaatcaaaattgtttaatgtATAAGGAATATCTTTATATGTGAAACACGCATACATGCATAGAGTCAACGCACGCACAGTCGTACAAGCCCAAAGACGCTCTATTTCACAAGCGCACAGATACTCAAGACATTGTTCCTTAACACTCACacgcataaattaaataaatgaaacgcaCACGCACGCACTGACTAACATAACCCAACACGCAAATATCACAAAGCCGTACCATAATTAAACATGTCAttggagtaaaataaattaactacctTAACTTTGACGATTCCGAATTGCTGTCACTGACTAACGAGTTTAATTTAGCGAGTTCGATGACCCTATTCTCATCCCCCCGTCGATAACGTGGTCTCCGCCTGCGTCGCCTGTTCCCGGTCTTAATCTTGCGCGCTGTGGAACAGCCCTTGAAAATGCGCCTGGAACATCCGGAGCAAAATATAACGCCCTTGAAAACTTCCGCGTTGTGTAAATCTGTTTCGCTGCAAACATCTGAAATTAAGAAATGCCACGATCTCAAACGAGATGATCACCAGTGTATGGTTACgcaaaataaatggaaaaaacGCCAGAGACAAATGTCTCAAAATACTTAGGATGAACGTCAGCGATTTATGAgccaatataaaatagataagcGCTAATGGCTGATGAAGcaaaataaatggaattaactctgattagaacgcgtgtatctttaccaatgattacgggttcaaacccagttaAGTATCACCAAATTTCCATATGCTTAATGATAACAAAAACCGACatagcccaatggttagaaAGGGTGCAACGATTGCGCGTTCAAATcgaggcaagcaccactaaatatcctgtattataatttgtgtttataattcatctcgtgctcggcggtgaagtgaaacatcatgaggaaacctgcatgtgtttaatttcaatgaaattccgcCAGAAGTATATGCACCAACTTAATTGGAGTAGCGTACTGGAATAGTCTCCAAACCTTCACCTCAAAGAAATCCTTATCCCAACAGTGGGACACTCCCAGGctgttatttgaattttaaacctGACTTACAACATTTCTTGCAGCCGTCGTGATAACTGAACCCTTCTAGTACGGATCCTTCGCCTGTACGCACAGGGAAGTTGCAATGTTCGCACACCTCGCaactatcaaaatcaaaattcagttttattcaagcaggcttttacaagcacttttgaatggtcattttacaaactatattaagtgaagctaccaccggttcggaatgtagattctaccgagcagaaccggcaagaaactcaatagctACTcttattcaacatttaaaatgcaaagttgtataatatgtatttaattctatatatctgtaaaaaaatgtttgcatatttttttttcacataaattatttcaaataaacacgTAAATACTCACGCCATTTTGattgttgcttttttttaaagtatttttctacattttattatttacagtaatttcatatttattgtgTCTAAATTAGACAATGACaactttttatcatttttctTCTCCTCTTATCGCGTTTTATTGCCGGTCTTGAATCAATTGTAAACTTTTTGAATTTCACAATCACAGATTTAGACCAAGCGTTATGAACGGTAAAAACTCTTCTAGGGTAGTAATTCGAGTCGATACCTTCAGGTAAAACCTAGCATCAATAAGAAATTTGTTGCTCAAATAgctgtatttaatttcaaaattatttaagtatttttaaagtatgGCTGGGGTGCAGTACCGGACTAACAGGGGGGCGGAAGGGGCGGCTCGCCCCGGGCCTAGAGTCTTTGGGATCCCCAAATCCATCCGAGTTCGCCTGATCAAATCTACTTTAAAACACTACACTCTACAGCCATCAAGATTTTTTAAGTTGTACTAATAGCGgtataattcttttaattttgatgGACACGTCCAATACGCTGGGAGAATCCCCTTCTTTGTAGCGAATACTTCCCCAGGAATCCATGAATGAATGGGGGCTTCATTCAACTTTGCCTCCACGGGCCTCTGACGGACTTAGTCCGCCACTGCGGGGCTCATGTCatcgtaggtataaaaaagatGACGCTCTGTTTCCAGGCTACCTAACGAACATGCGGTATCTAGCCTAATCTAAATCTGTGCTCAGAACtcttaagatttaaataataaacttataaaacatgaatatatatattttttaatctaagaaataatttaaaactaatcatTGAAGTTATATCTTTTGGTAAGTTATGAAGAAAATCTGTGTTAATGTTTATGACATGAAGACTACACAATGAAGTTGCTCTCTAAACTACCTACCAATCAAGTGTCGAGTCGCtggaaatagacaacttcacaccttatAGTTCCGTCATCGTCTTTGACATTTGTCTTTTATACTTGTCTTTACTGTAGTTGAGTAAAAGggggagttgttacctcaaaatCTGGGCTCTTACTTCTGACGAGAcattcttcttgggagcgctccatTGGTCTTCACAAATTCGAAGAACGCAGCCAAGGGATGGGTGATgttacaggagaaggataataGTCCGTTAAACTAACTAATTTTGAAGCGCAGCGCACTCACAATGCAGACGTTACCGCGGcccacacgagaagggaagtacgtcatacgtcaaaatcaTACCATCGACAAAATTATTGACGTTACAATGTatgcataaacctaaatacgctacaatacgttaatattattttacataataataattattattattttattgtaatataatttgcacaatacatacattgtaattaaaaactattttataacttCTGACGAACCTTTATTTTACTTAcacttaatattactttttgtgCAGACCCTTAACCCTTATTCTAAAGTAGGGTTCCGTACGTCTAAAGAAAACCCTATCGTCTAATAAAGATCACATGTACGTCAGAATCATTTTTCTCAGATACTAGAGGTATAAAGTTGAATAGCTAATACTGAGAGCTCTGGAGTACCTTGGAGCTGGGAAATCATACCTCTAAGTTTACGCAATTCAAAGATACGGCCGTCTGTCGCATTTCGCATACTTTTACAAAAACACAAAACCTATAGGACACTTCCAAAGCAATATCTTGTAGTacaatttacttggtgatagggctttgcaagcccgtctgggtaggtaccacccactcatcagatattctaccgccaaatcacagtactctgtattgttgtgttccggttagaagggtgagtgagccagtgtaatcacaggcacaagggacataacatcttagtttccaaggttggtggcgcataggtgatgtaaggaatggttaatatttcttacagcgcttttgtctatgggcggtggtgaccacttaccatcaggtggcccatatgctcgtccgccaaccattaaaaaaaaaagtaggaaAAACATCGTTAATTTGTTAGTatctgtttgtctatctgtctgtacCTTGGTGCGCGTCAGACTCGCACATGCACTTTATTTGTGGCATAGGTGGCAAACTCACAAGAGGACCACCtgaaagtgactaccatcgtccatggacatctgcaacttCGAcgctagataaaaaaaaatcgcagttCAAATCAGGTATCCAATAAAacgcattttaataaaaaatataatttaattataatacatataataggAATCCAGATCTCGTTAAGAGAGCTGTTTtaatcgttaaatttttatcacaAGTACGAACTAATCACGAGACGCTTTCGGTACAGaaacacttatataataattgaaatataaaatcagtATAGCACCATAGTCATACACATAGTGATATCAATCATAATTGAGCatcatatacaaacaaatatataattatatattatgtacagttagagagaaatatataaaatattacaaaggtGTGTTTTCATTGAAACTTTTCACAGTTCTTCAGAAAGTTACCAACAACTAGAGAAACAATTGTTATCAACACCAACGATAATTTAACAGACATATTGATCACTCAGCCTTACTTATAAAGATTGTTTAACaattgtttagttaaacactgtCTTCTCTATCTGACATTAACGATTTTACATTTGCAAGAAGAAGACAGCACTCTATATTCAAACACCTTCTTAAAGAATATAAGTAAAGCCAGTCTGTACACAGTATGATACATaaaacgaatttttttttttaaaatacaataaattcttTAAGTCGAAGGACTTAAAGAACAGAAAGTATCTTCCAAACTGTAAAAGtatgattgaaaatatatacgtttctagagacattaatatatattcatgaatGTCTGGTCGCTGGACGATGCAACTTTGAAGtgacacaatatataaaaatactattatttgtaACACTACAGaacactattattaaaaactatttaatcatattaacgaaaatatttgttacagtttcGTTCAAAATGTAGTCTATACTGACAAATGTAGAGACTTTTTGTAGATTTTCAGATATAgaagtatattttcaattgcACCTTGTAATTATTAAGGCCTCAGAGCCAATTCAAGCTTGTTCTGTccacaaaatattattgaaattcaaaatcaaaagaaatgcaaatttataattagtacatttccatattcacataccttgacagaatttacatatttatgacttaaatgtatgtttatacataatatatatatatatatatatatatttaagttgacAGAGGGTAAGATGCAGcgtgtttcggagaaggttttagtgtataatattattatataagtatacacATATACACAGTATCACCCGCTTAAAATTTAGACTAATTACTTGACAAGTGAGTTTTGCCTatggtttaaataaaaaaaaaaaaaccacactTGGCTGTAACAAGCTCAACTTCTTCTTTGTAAAGTCGTGACGAACTGACATTAGAAAAGTATTCAGACTTGAAAGGTCAAATATATAGAAACAAAATTAGCtcacacttatttttttttgtattttttctaaaacaattgatttaattacaaaactataatatatattaatgtgtcTAACTTAAAAACTATGTTTAGATATCATCAAaacgcttttaaaaataataacttaaacataaaaaatatatataaaacctcgaCTAAATATCAACGTGCACAAATTGTAAATAGGAATCTATCAAAATATCTAAGTTCTATCATTACTGGCCGAGCAAAATGCTGGTATTTATATTCTACAGGAAACAatcttacttaatatttaaaattacgtgAATTctaaatggaaaaaatatttaattttttttttaagaaattatataatattatttttttaattaaaaatataaatatttgatttgagaTCGAATGTCACAGAGAGAAAGGAATAACCGATTTgagatcataatatttttttaatatttttgtcatagtgtcattaattttaattacatatttacttaataaaataatttcaaaaaatactgGCCCCTATATTACCCATCgttttatacaaatacttataacctaatacaaataatatcccAGTTTGCGTAAATTGGAATGTCATTATGGTATTTTCAGATATCTATGATATTACTCCATACAGCCTAAGTCTCCTAAATAAATCCGATACAGATATCTATGGTATTACTTCATACAGCCTAAGTCCCCTGTCATTACCATAACAACTAAATCAATACGATATACATACGAATGTTTGCGAACGTATCGAAGACGTATAATACCGTCTGTtacgttatataattttaatttataagtaattttttgaAGAAATAATGGACTTATATCAAGGCTGAATGatgtaatacatatacatacaaaacttGGATGTAGGATGTAGTGCATgtgcttaaaaattaaaaagtactaatGTCATTTCCAAATGACGTATCCGGGATAGTGCTTTACTGCAAATGAGCAGTGACAATTTAACGTCAAACTggcattacaattaaattacaaaacataatatattaattatatttataaactttaaaaacataacaaaatacatgaaaaaaaaattaactaacgCTGTGAGCAAATCTTAATCATtcgtatacttatatttaattcttatatacagatatatttattaaaaaaaaactataattaatctATTCAACTGTAAAAATGtgttcgttttatataaaatatatattttttgttattcaaattttacaacaaatcttgcaatatatatttttttaatctaatattgCCACAACTGCCCTGTATAATTTTTGAGCATTCATATGTTAAACGTCATATTTATTTGTGACTTAAAGTCAATTAAACTATCAATAAAACCTCTACAATACTTActctacatattaaaattaaaaaataataaatgtttaaagtatTACTGGCCGTTAAGTATCAAATAATGCCGCGAAAATATACTTACAACTAttggctatttatttattttaaactatgatATCTTTTTACGTCATAAATACCAAAGGGGTATAAAACCTGgtcattaaaatgataatcttatattttatttatataataataataataaatgtttatttcatcaataaccaaCACAGTACAATAACATCACAAAGGTTGACTTCTTCGAGTGCCATGAGCTCCCGCGCCAGAAGAAGTCGCTCTTCCCTAACGCActcataattaaattcaaagttaTGAGATGAAACAAGctaagaattacaaaaatactaatgaaattaGTTAATGGTAGCGCGCGCGTGTGTGCGTCTGTGTGTGTGTCAATGtcattgcatttattatacaagtGCCATGCAAGATATTGTAACTGTGATTGAGCAAATTTCGTGTGTGTCTGTATTTTCTTAGCAACACTAGTGTTCCTTcgcttattcatattttttggcTTCTAATCtaattttgtgtgtgtgttttttataatattacatgtaaTACGAAGAGCTTTCTAATGGAACGTAAATCAGTTTCGGTGTAAAGGTTCAATCAATTGTATCAAGATAGAgggtcgcactacaaaagaacgaAAACGTGACAGCGTGACAGCTAACCTTGACACCCGTCAAACGTCAcaatactttactagtgtgcgtgtactttgTAGCCAACTTTTGGTCGCTAATTTTTTCGACGCGACAGCTTTGACGATCTATcttgacatataaataatcaatattacaaCTAGGGGATCTATTTGTAATTTTCTAGATCATATTATAACCCAACGATTCTATCAAAATGTCCATTAGGTAAATGTAATTCAATCAATGTTATTACGCTTACTAAGCTTCAAAAAAGGCCCCCCAAATTTGCCGAACATAAATACTGCCCCCCCTAGGGTTAGGCCCTCTGTACCTAAATACGTATTAAGCAT contains:
- the LOC113391711 gene encoding uncharacterized protein LOC113391711, with protein sequence MACEVCEHCNFPVRTGEGSVLEGFSYHDGCKKCYVCSETDLHNAEVFKGVIFCSGCSRRIFKGCSTARKIKTGNRRRRRRPRYRRGDENRVIELAKLNSLVSDSNSESSKLSKQPSGETRVLKESRVKIKEDNLKKASVAAVHSIVINIIIIIIFIITTTTTNKNNNFITDIIIITNTIIIVIITTNNTNNTTTIIIITTTNKNTTTIIITTTNKNTTIIIITTTNKNTTTIIITTTNKNTTTIIITTTNKNTTTIIITTTNKNTTIIIITTTNKNTTTIIIIIIIIITTTINIIIITTIIISRKDVHCWCEMSLNVFVNFVSELGASREMAHVALRRRSEVPVIIQSESCLRQMRSKNRSYTTQESDTSGYTEYSKGIVNKHWMDRRFRSILKLPYKSFTKNILNRSSLVNSICSEDEKKSTLRRIKGLFRQEITEHQRRGLKKLFSTINSKKVPYKLGWLGVMENIPENIGCKHCRNSHSYRCMRNQVMKSAGPTQSELAVFRKKLKKFIFFDFLKSLHNFNKQFLYMLASQACTQESII